In Actinomyces weissii, a genomic segment contains:
- a CDS encoding Rv0909 family putative TA system antitoxin, giving the protein MGLEDLKNKAAELVDAEKIETATDKALDAAGGLAKKVTGGKFDDKIDAARDAADKAIGQ; this is encoded by the coding sequence ATGGGACTTGAGGACCTGAAGAACAAGGCTGCAGAGCTCGTTGACGCCGAGAAGATCGAGACCGCCACCGACAAGGCGCTCGACGCGGCCGGAGGCCTGGCCAAGAAGGTCACCGGCGGCAAGTTCGACGACAAGATCGACGCCGCCCGCGACGCCGCCGACAAGGCTATCGGTCAGTGA